From a region of the Paenibacillus sp. R14(2021) genome:
- a CDS encoding VOC family protein — protein sequence MMNRVGQIMVYVDDQDAAREFWTEKAGFKVISEENNGQGMRWIEVGPANGAETSLVLHNKAFVAKMSPELNLGTPSLMFFSDNLDQLHADLSNKNVKVREIVDMPFGRVFNFADAEENYFAVLEKK from the coding sequence ATGATGAACCGTGTCGGGCAAATTATGGTGTATGTGGACGACCAGGATGCAGCAAGGGAGTTTTGGACGGAGAAGGCGGGTTTTAAAGTGATTTCCGAAGAAAACAACGGGCAGGGCATGAGATGGATCGAGGTTGGTCCTGCAAACGGGGCCGAAACAAGCCTCGTTCTCCACAACAAAGCATTCGTTGCGAAAATGTCGCCGGAACTGAATCTGGGTACGCCCTCCTTGATGTTCTTCTCGGATAATCTGGATCAACTGCACGCCGATCTCTCCAATAAGAACGTTAAAGTCAGAGAGATTGTAGACATGCCCTTCGGCCGCGTGTTTAACTTTGCGGATGCAGAAGAGAATTACTTTGCGGTCTTGGAGAAGAAGTGA